Genomic DNA from Mycobacterium stomatepiae:
GTGACTCGGAACCGTGCGCGGGCCAGCAGATCGAACGGGTGGTCGGCGATGCTCTTGACGGCGCCGGTCTGCACGTTCGAGCTCGGACACAGTTCCAGCGGAATCCGCTTGTCGCGCAAGATCGATGCCAGCCTGCCCAGCTCGACGCCGCCGCCCTCGACGATCTGGATATCGTCGACGATTCGCACCCCGTGGCCGAGCCGGTCGGCGGCACAGAACGCGATCGCCTCGTGGATGGACGGCAGCCCGAACGCCTCTCCCGCATGAATAGTGAATCGCGCATTGTGATCTCGCATGTATTCGAATGCATCCAAGTGACGAGTCGGCGGGTAGCCGGCCTCGGCACCGGCGATGTCGAACCCGACAACTCCCTTGTCCCGGAAGCGAATTGCCAGCTCGGCGATCTCCCGCGACATCGCGGCGTGACGCATCGCGGTGACCAGAAGACGTACCACGATCGGACGCCCGGCCGCGGCGGCGGCCTTCTCCCCCGCGGCGAAGCCCTCCAGCACGGCATCGACGATCTCGTCGAAGGACAGCCCGCGGTCGATGTGCAGCTCGGGCGCGAAACGGATCTCGGCGTACACCACGGAGTCGGCGGCCAGATCCTCGACGCACTCGTAGCCGACGCGGAACAGCGCCTCGGGCGTCTGTATCACCGCCACGGTGTGCGAGAACGGCTCCAGGTAGCGCTCCAACGAACCGCTGTGCGACCGGGTACGAAACCAGGTGGCCAGCTCGTCGGCATCCGTGGCGGGCAGTTCGTCGTAGCCGATCTCGCCCGCGATCTCCAGCACGGTCGACGGGCGCAACCCCCCGTCGAGGTGGTCGTGCAGCAGCGCCTTCGGCGCCTTCTGGATCTGCCCCAATTCCAGTGGGGCACTCACGACGCGACCCCGATGATCAGCGGCCGCGGTGCCGGCGCCGTGTCGCCCACCCTCCAGCCCCGGTCCAACTCGGCCATCGCGGCGACGAAGCGTTCGGGGCTGTCGCTGTAGAGGGTGAACAACGGCTCGCCGGCCGCCACCGGCTCCCCCGGACGCCGGTGAATCCTGACGCCGGCGCCGGGTTGCACCCGCCCACCCGGGCGTGATCGGCCCGCGCCGAGTCGCCAAGCTGCTAGCCCCACTGCCATAGC
This window encodes:
- a CDS encoding adenosine deaminase; this encodes MSAPLELGQIQKAPKALLHDHLDGGLRPSTVLEIAGEIGYDELPATDADELATWFRTRSHSGSLERYLEPFSHTVAVIQTPEALFRVGYECVEDLAADSVVYAEIRFAPELHIDRGLSFDEIVDAVLEGFAAGEKAAAAAGRPIVVRLLVTAMRHAAMSREIAELAIRFRDKGVVGFDIAGAEAGYPPTRHLDAFEYMRDHNARFTIHAGEAFGLPSIHEAIAFCAADRLGHGVRIVDDIQIVEGGGVELGRLASILRDKRIPLELCPSSNVQTGAVKSIADHPFDLLARARFRVTVNTDNRLMSDTTMSLEMHRLVEAFGYGWSDLERFTINAMKSAFIPFDERLAIIDEVIKPRYAVLIG